One genomic segment of Ricinus communis isolate WT05 ecotype wild-type chromosome 5, ASM1957865v1, whole genome shotgun sequence includes these proteins:
- the LOC8283021 gene encoding CSC1-like protein At1g32090, with protein sequence MATLGDIGVSAFINIVSAFAFLLAFALLRIQPVNYRVYFPKRYISGERSSPRTRGNSVGKFVNLNFKTYLTFLNWMPQAMRMSESQIINHAGLDSAIFLRIYTLGLKIFIPITVLALLILIPVNVSSGTLFFLRKELVLSDIDKLSISNVRPKSIRFFVHIALQYLFTIWTCFLLYKEYDIVASMRLRFLASQGRHAEQFTVVVRNVPHVSGQSKSDTVEQFFKTNHPNTYLCHQAVYNANKFAKLVRKRDRLRNWLDYNQLKFERHPDKRPTRKGGFLRLWGERVDSIDYYKQQIQELEKRMAMERQKILKDPKSMLSVAFVSFNSRWGAAICAQTQQSNNPTLWLTNWAPEPRDIYWRNLAIPFVSLSIRKLIISLSVFALVFFYMIPIAFVQSLANLEGLEKVAPFLRPVIELEFIKSFLQGFLPGLALKIFLYILPTILMIMSKIEGYIAVSTLERRAAAKYYYFMLVNVFLGSIITGTAFQQLHSFLHQSPTQIPRTIGVSIPMKATFFITYIMVDGWAGIAGEILRLKPLVIFHLKNMFLVKTERDREKAMDPGSVDFPETLPSLQLYFLLGIVYAVVTPILLPFILVFFALAYLVYRHQVINVYNQQYESAGAFWPHVHSRIIASLLISQLLLMGLLSTKEAANSTPLLVILPILTLAFHKYCKNRFEPAFRKYPLEEAMAKDITDQTAEPDLNLKSCLADAYLHPIFHSFEEEELVEVKVDKCHRVDKCQTHVADTQASQLSSPSPPHQVHHPSSPPHAYQPPPPQYVYHSSSSPQHVYHPSFPPHVYHSPPPQHVYHPSSPPHYIYHYSPPHYPYNYDNEP encoded by the exons ATGGCAACTCTTGGGGACATTGGGGTATCAGCATTCATAAACATAGTGAGTGCTTTTGCATTCTTGCTAGCTTTTGCTTTGTTGAGAATTCAACCAGTCAATTACAGAGTTTACTTCCCAAAACGGTATATTTCCGGAGAAAGAAGCAGTCCAAGAACAAGAGGAAACTCTGttggtaaatttgttaatcttaattttaagACTTACTTGACTTTCTTGAACTGGATGCCTCAAGCCATGAGAATGAGTGAGTCTCAGATTATCAATCATGCTGGCCTTGACTCTGCTATTTTCTTGAGGATTTACACTCTTGG CTTGAAGATTTTTATACCTATAACGGTCCTGGCACTCCTAATACTTATTCCAGTCAATGTATCAAGTGGAACTCTCTTCTTTTTAAGGAAAGAATTGGTTTTGAGTGACATTGATAAGCTTTCAATATCAAATGTCCGTCCTAAATCCATAAG ATTTTTTGTTCACATAGCCTTGCAATACTTGTTCACGATATGGACATGCTTCTTGCTCTACAAGGAATATGATATTGTAGCATCAATGAGGTTGCGTTTCTTGGCTTCACAAGGCAGGCATGCAGAACAGTTCACA GTAGTGGTGAGGAATGTCCCACATGTTTCTGGTCAGTCAAAATCAGACACGGTGGagcaattttttaaaacaaaccACCCAAATACTTACCTTTGTCATCAG GCAGTTTATAATGCGAATAAATTTGCAAAACTTGTGAGGAAAAGGGATAGGCTCAGAAATTGGCTGGATTATAACCAGCTTAAGTTTGAAAGGCATCCAGACAAGAGGCCCACCCGAAAG GGAGGATTTTTGAGACTTTGGGGTGAAAGAGTTGATTCCATTGATTATTACAAACAACAAATTCAAGAACTGGAAAAAAGG ATGGCTATGGAGCGCCAGAAAATTCTCAAAGACCCTAAATCTATGTTGTCAGTTGCTTTTGTTTCATTTAATTCACGTTGGGGGGCTGCTATTTGTGCACAAACACAGCAAAGCAACAACCCAACACTATGGTTGACGAACTGGGCACCAGAACCTCGTGATATTTATTGGCGAAATTTGGCTATACCATTTGTTTCATTAAGCATCCGGAAGCTTATAATATCTTTATCAGTGTTTGCTTTGGTGTTCTTCTACATGATACCCATTGCTTTTGTGCAATCCCTTGCAAATTTAGAGGGTCTTGAAAAAGTTGCTCCTTTCCTCAGGCCTGTAATAGAATT GGAATTCATCAAGTCATTTCTACAGGGTTTTCTTCCTGGTCTGGCACTTAAAATCTTTTTGTACATTCTGCCTACAATTCTGATGATAATGTCAAAAATTGAGGGATACATTGCGGTTTCAACTCTAGAACgcagagcagcagcaaaatattattacttcATGCTGGTGAATGTATTCTTGGGAAGCATCATAACTGGCACAGCCTTTCAGCAGCTTCATTCTTTCCTTCACCAATCGCCAACCCA GATTCCGAGAACAATTGGAGTTTCAATACCAATGAAggctactttttttattacatatataatgGTTGATGGGTGGGCTGGTATTGCTGGTGAGATCCTCCGATTGAAACCATTGGTCATATTTCATCTTAAGAACATGTTTTTGGTTAAAACTGAGAGGGATAGAGAGAAGGCCATGGATCCTGGCAGTGTGGACTTCCCCGAGACTCTTCCTAGCCTCCAACTGTACTTCCTTTTGGGGATTGTCTATGCAGTGGTTACTCCAATCCTGCTTCCGTTTATACTAGTGTTCTTTGCCTTAGCATACTTGGTTTACCGCCATCAG GTAATTAATGTCTACAACCAACAATATGAGAGTGCTGGTGCGTTCTGGCCTCATGTTCACAGCCGCATAATAGCAAGTCTATTGATATCTCAACTTCTATTGATGGGTTTGCTGAGTACGAAAGAGGCTGCTAATTCCACTCCTTTGCTGGTTATCTTGCCCATATTGACATTGGCCTTCCACAAATACTGCAAGAATCGCTTTGAACCTGCATTTAGAAAGTATCCACTAGAA GAAGCCATGGCCAAAGACATCACAGACCAGACAGCAGAACCTGATCTGAACTTAAAATCATGCTTGGCCGATGCATACTTGCACCCCATTTTCCATTCATTCGAGGAAGAAGAGTTAGTTGAGGTCAAAGTAGATAAATGCCACAGAGTAGATAAATGCCAGACACATGTTGCCGATACTCAAGCTAGCCAACTTAGCTCCCCCTCGCCACCACATCAAGTCCATCATCCTTCTTCCCCGCCACATGCGTATCAGCCTCCGCCTCCACAATATGTATATCATTCTTCGTCTTCACCTCAACATGTCTATCATCCATCTTTCCCACCACATGTATATCACTCTCCTCCGCCGCAACATGTCTATCATCCTTCATCTCCGCCTCACTACATTTATCACTACTCTCCACCCCATTATCCCTATAATTATGACAATGAGCCCTGA